The Rhodopseudomonas palustris genome window below encodes:
- a CDS encoding Do family serine endopeptidase, translating into MTDRSSDLTSQPSSRPVRRSLFSARKFALMASVVAGLGAGAFGLSQVPASGDLFSTPAHAQVGNEVHKALQPVGFADIVEKVKPSVISVKVNIAEKVAKNDERSERSEESPFAPGSPMERFFRRFGGEMPPGMRGHPGRGMMTGQGSGFFITADGYAVTNNHVVDGADKVEVTTDDGKTYKAKVIGTDQRTDLALIKAEGRTDFPFAKLSEGKPRIGDWVLAVGNPFGLGGTVTAGIVSASGRDLGNGPYDDFIQIDAPVNKGNSGGPAFDVNGEVMGVNTAIYSPSGGSVGIAFSIPASTVKAVVQQLKDKGSVSRGWIGVQIQPVTPEIADSLGLKKADGALVAEPQANGPAAKAGIESGDVITAVNGTPVKDARELARTIGGFAPGNTVKLTVVHKGADRELSLTLGQLPNQIEAKANDDGDSGRQSSRGAEVPRLGLTVAPASSVAGAGKDGVVVTDVDPKSAAAERGFKEGDVILEVAGKNVASPGDVREAINTAKNDNKNSVLIRVRSGGSSRFVAVPISAKG; encoded by the coding sequence ATGACCGACCGTTCTTCCGATCTCACCTCGCAGCCGTCCAGCCGGCCGGTTCGCCGCTCGCTGTTCTCGGCGCGGAAATTCGCGCTGATGGCGTCGGTGGTGGCCGGCCTCGGCGCGGGCGCGTTCGGGCTGTCGCAAGTCCCGGCTTCCGGCGATCTGTTCAGCACGCCGGCGCACGCGCAGGTCGGCAACGAGGTCCACAAGGCGCTGCAGCCGGTGGGTTTCGCCGACATCGTCGAGAAGGTGAAGCCGTCGGTGATCTCGGTGAAGGTCAACATCGCCGAGAAGGTGGCGAAGAACGACGAGCGCAGCGAGCGCAGCGAAGAATCGCCGTTCGCGCCCGGCTCGCCGATGGAGCGCTTCTTCCGCCGCTTCGGCGGTGAAATGCCGCCCGGCATGCGCGGCCATCCCGGCCGCGGCATGATGACCGGGCAGGGCTCGGGCTTCTTCATCACCGCCGACGGCTATGCGGTGACCAACAATCACGTCGTCGACGGCGCCGACAAGGTCGAAGTCACCACCGACGACGGCAAGACCTACAAGGCCAAGGTGATCGGCACTGACCAGCGCACCGATCTGGCGCTGATCAAGGCCGAAGGCCGCACCGACTTCCCGTTCGCCAAGCTGTCCGAAGGCAAGCCGCGGATCGGCGACTGGGTGCTCGCGGTCGGCAATCCGTTCGGCCTCGGCGGCACCGTCACCGCCGGCATCGTCTCGGCCTCCGGCCGCGACCTCGGCAACGGTCCGTATGACGATTTCATCCAAATCGACGCGCCGGTGAACAAGGGCAATTCCGGCGGCCCGGCTTTCGACGTCAATGGCGAGGTGATGGGCGTCAACACCGCGATCTACTCGCCCTCGGGCGGCAGCGTCGGCATCGCGTTCTCGATCCCGGCCTCGACCGTCAAGGCGGTGGTGCAGCAGCTCAAGGACAAGGGCTCGGTCAGCCGCGGCTGGATCGGCGTCCAGATCCAGCCGGTGACGCCGGAGATCGCCGACAGCCTCGGGCTGAAGAAGGCCGACGGCGCGCTGGTGGCGGAGCCGCAGGCCAACGGCCCGGCCGCCAAGGCCGGCATCGAATCCGGCGACGTCATCACCGCCGTCAACGGCACGCCGGTGAAGGACGCGCGCGAGCTCGCCCGCACCATCGGCGGCTTCGCGCCGGGCAATACGGTGAAGCTCACCGTGGTCCACAAGGGCGCCGATCGCGAACTCAGCCTGACGCTCGGCCAGTTGCCGAACCAGATCGAGGCCAAGGCCAATGACGACGGCGACAGCGGACGCCAATCCAGCCGCGGCGCCGAAGTGCCGCGGCTCGGCCTGACGGTCGCGCCGGCCAGTTCGGTCGCCGGCGCCGGCAAGGATGGCGTGGTGGTCACCGACGTCGATCCGAAGAGTGCCGCAGCCGAGCGCGGCTTCAAGGAAGGCGATGTGATCCTCGAGGTCGCGGGCAAGAATGTCGCGAGCCCGGGTGATGTCCGCGAGGCCATCAACACCGCCAAGAACGACAACAAGAACAGCGTGCTGATCCGGGTCCGCTCGGGTGGTTCGTCACGCTTCGTCGCGGTGCCGATCTCGGCCAAGGGCTGA
- a CDS encoding response regulator transcription factor has protein sequence MRLLIIEDDRESADYLVKAFREVGHVADLASDGEEGLALADSGDYDVLVIDRMLPKRDGLSVIGTLRDKGNRTPALILSALGQVDDRIKGLRAGGDDYLPKPYAFAELLARVEVLSRRHGGPAEETSYRVGDLELDRLSHRVTRGTEELTLQPREFRLLEYLMKHAGQVVTRTMLLENVWDYHFDPQTNVIDVHISRLRGKIDKGFDRPLLHTIRGAGYMIRDGMR, from the coding sequence ATGCGCCTGCTGATCATCGAGGATGACCGCGAATCCGCCGATTATCTGGTGAAGGCGTTTCGTGAAGTCGGCCACGTCGCCGATCTCGCCAGCGACGGCGAAGAGGGCCTCGCGCTCGCCGACAGCGGCGATTACGACGTGCTGGTGATCGACCGCATGCTGCCCAAGCGCGACGGCCTGTCGGTGATCGGCACGCTGCGCGACAAGGGCAATCGCACCCCGGCGCTGATCCTGTCGGCGCTGGGACAGGTCGACGACCGCATCAAGGGCCTGCGCGCCGGCGGCGACGACTATCTGCCGAAGCCCTACGCCTTCGCCGAACTCTTGGCGCGAGTCGAGGTGCTTTCACGCCGCCACGGCGGCCCGGCCGAAGAGACCAGCTACCGCGTCGGCGATCTCGAACTCGACCGGCTGTCGCACCGCGTCACCCGCGGCACCGAGGAGCTGACGCTGCAGCCGCGCGAATTTCGTCTGCTCGAATATCTGATGAAGCACGCCGGCCAGGTCGTGACCCGCACCATGCTGCTGGAGAACGTCTGGGACTATCATTTCGATCCGCAGACCAACGTCATCGACGTCCACATCTCCCGCCTGCGCGGCAAGATCGACAAGGGCTTCGACCGTCCGCTGCTGCACACGATACGGGGTGCGGGGTATATGATCAGGGATGGTATGAGGTAG